The genomic interval CGGAAATAGCCTTCGGAGCATTTATGAGGTATGGAGAGGACGTCAGCGATGAGTCGATCGATGGGGATATCGTTTCGTAATGAGCGCAAGAGTTGAGGGGAAAAGAGACTGGCCATGGCAGACCTTCTTAAAAAGATTAAATTTCAGCAAGAGCCTGATGGAAGATATCCTGGGTAATTTTCTGTGATTGTCTGATGGAAGCGTTAATCAGGCAGGCGGTGGAAATGGCGTTGATTTGCCTGGGGATGCCGGCAGAGAACTCATGGATCAGGTCTTTGACATCTGAGTCAAAGATTTTATCAGATGCGCCGGAAGATTTCAGATGGAAGTCTATGTATGCAGCGGTTTGAGTTTTAGTAAGGGGATGGATGTGGTAATGTACCGGGATGCGTTGTGCGAAGTCGGCATGGATGTCTCTTTTGAGGATATATTTGAGGTGTTCCTGCCCCGAGAGGATGATTTTGAG from Candidatus Kuenenia stuttgartiensis carries:
- a CDS encoding ExeA family protein yields the protein MAVLYGQTGVGKSTLLKLFLSQIPQNLFLPIYLHFTHLKSSSLLSLIVSQPGEIPKHTKDRLFLQIMDKSLLSNLTPIIVIDEAHLLKTDAITDLRLLVSSPLDSSTHLKIILSGQEHLKYILKRDIHADFAQRIPVHYHIHPLTKTQTAAYIDFHLKSSGASDKIFDSDVKDLIHEFSAGIPRQINAISTACLINASIRQSQKITQDIFHQALAEI